From Pelosinus fermentans DSM 17108, the proteins below share one genomic window:
- a CDS encoding nicotinate-nucleotide--dimethylbenzimidazole phosphoribosyltransferase yields MDLEARVDELLNGAAKPPQSLGKLEKHLKKVIMAWGEIHSEMKPHHIIFAADNGIIEEGVVNYPGEITYLQAKNMADGRATISCFCQCNQIPYSVIDIGINNEKEAGIHHKVAFGTKNFMKEEAMTQEEFDRAWAVGKEVVADLIQREGVNIFSFGEMGIGNTTTSSAVLHALTGMPPEFIVGYGAGLSSSEFLKHKRNIVAKGVERHKNKMQKVEEILRCVGGFDIVGICSGMLQCAKLGVPFVIDGFITAVAYACAFRIDNTIEKYGIPSHMSKEPGMAYSLLLGNIPAEDVILHANMALGEGTGAILMVSMLKTMSYTMQNMARLSDFVLSEPASAQTAAV; encoded by the coding sequence ATGGATTTGGAAGCCAGAGTGGATGAATTGCTGAATGGGGCGGCGAAACCACCTCAGAGTTTGGGAAAATTAGAAAAACACCTCAAGAAAGTAATAATGGCATGGGGAGAAATTCACTCGGAGATGAAACCGCATCATATCATCTTTGCAGCTGATAATGGAATTATTGAAGAAGGTGTTGTCAATTACCCTGGGGAAATTACCTATCTGCAAGCCAAGAATATGGCAGACGGCAGAGCGACGATAAGCTGTTTTTGCCAATGTAATCAAATACCTTACAGCGTCATTGATATTGGTATTAATAACGAGAAAGAAGCTGGTATTCATCATAAAGTAGCCTTTGGAACGAAAAATTTTATGAAAGAAGAGGCTATGACACAAGAAGAATTTGATCGGGCTTGGGCGGTTGGAAAAGAAGTAGTAGCAGACCTTATTCAGCGGGAAGGAGTGAATATCTTCTCTTTTGGTGAAATGGGGATTGGCAATACGACAACCTCGTCGGCTGTTTTACATGCTCTTACAGGAATGCCGCCGGAATTCATTGTTGGCTATGGAGCTGGATTGAGCAGCAGCGAATTTTTAAAGCATAAGCGAAATATAGTAGCAAAAGGTGTAGAGCGTCATAAAAATAAAATGCAAAAAGTCGAAGAAATTCTACGCTGTGTAGGAGGATTTGACATTGTAGGTATTTGTTCTGGGATGCTGCAATGTGCCAAACTGGGTGTTCCTTTTGTAATTGATGGATTTATCACAGCAGTAGCCTATGCCTGTGCATTTCGTATAGACAATACAATTGAAAAGTACGGAATTCCTTCTCATATGTCAAAAGAACCAGGTATGGCTTACTCACTATTGTTGGGGAATATTCCGGCAGAGGATGTGATTCTTCATGCCAACATGGCTTTAGGTGAGGGGACAGGCGCGATTCTAATGGTCTCTATGCTGAAAACCATGTCATACACTATGCAGAACATGGCAAGACTTTCCGATTTTGTATTAAGTGAACCCGCGTCAGCACAGACTGCTGCCGTATAA
- the pduB gene encoding propanediol utilization microcompartment protein PduB: protein MQEQLIDKVMDEIKKRMENHTPAAQGAQEKPKASANPGITEFVGTAIGDTIGLVIANVDPMLHEKMKIDPKYRSIGILGARTGAGPHIMAADEAVKATNTEIITIELPRDTKGGAGHGSLILFGAEEVSDARRAIEVALKELDRTFGDVYGNDAGHIELQYTARASYAINKAFGAPVGKAFGLIVGAPAAIGVLMSDVAVKTANVEVVGYGSPAGGTSYSNEVILQVTGDSGAVRQAVLAAKEVGIKLLEAMAGPAPSSTKPYI from the coding sequence ATGCAAGAGCAATTAATTGATAAGGTTATGGATGAAATTAAAAAGCGTATGGAGAATCATACTCCTGCTGCGCAAGGGGCTCAAGAAAAACCTAAAGCTTCAGCAAATCCTGGTATCACTGAATTTGTGGGAACTGCAATTGGCGATACCATTGGTTTAGTGATTGCAAATGTCGATCCTATGCTGCATGAAAAAATGAAAATCGATCCTAAATATCGTTCCATTGGTATTTTAGGTGCTCGTACTGGTGCTGGCCCACATATTATGGCTGCTGATGAAGCTGTAAAGGCAACCAATACTGAGATTATTACCATTGAATTGCCTCGTGACACCAAAGGTGGAGCAGGACATGGATCGTTGATTCTCTTTGGCGCGGAAGAAGTATCAGATGCCCGCCGTGCAATTGAAGTTGCACTAAAAGAACTGGATCGTACGTTTGGCGATGTATATGGCAATGATGCTGGGCATATTGAGCTGCAATATACGGCTCGGGCAAGCTATGCAATTAATAAAGCCTTTGGTGCTCCAGTGGGAAAAGCATTTGGATTGATTGTTGGTGCTCCTGCTGCCATTGGCGTACTTATGTCTGATGTTGCTGTAAAAACAGCTAATGTTGAAGTAGTTGGCTATGGCAGTCCAGCAGGCGGGACGAGTTATTCCAATGAAGTGATACTTCAGGTTACTGGTGATTCTGGTGCCGTACGCCAAGCAGTACTTGCCGCTAAAGAAGTAGGCATCAAATTATTGGAAGCTATGGCTGGTCCGGCTCCATCATCAACTAAACCGTATATCTA
- the ltrA gene encoding group II intron reverse transcriptase/maturase, giving the protein MKGTKKCVESRQLHKEGCLQETRVELRGNVGVPSISPMPERGRNGDNEYAGGLLEKILHRDNMNLAYKRVKGNKGSHGVDGMTVNELLQFLKQNGNQLRQSILEGTYKPEPVRRIEIPKPDGGKRLLGIPTVVDRVIQQAIAQILTPIYEMQFSANSYGFRPGRSAKQAVVKCKEYIEAGYTWTVDIDLAKYFDTVNHDKLMRLLSETIEDSRVLSLIRKYLKSGVMINGVVQESEEGCPQGGNLSPLLSNVMLNELDTELTRRGLKFCRYADDQNIYVKSRKAAERVMASITRFLEQKLRLKVNQEKSTVDRPWKLKFLGFSFYHKKGGLGIRVHPKPVKKFKQKLKEITGRSNAMSMEQRAEKLRQCIVGWMNYFGMADMKTLAKALDEWLRRRIRMCLWKQWKKIGTKHDNLVAHGIDNRKAWEYANTRKSYWHTANSPILSRTLTNEYLRKIGFITISERYSLVH; this is encoded by the coding sequence TTGAAAGGTACGAAGAAATGCGTAGAAAGCAGACAACTTCACAAAGAAGGCTGCCTACAGGAGACAAGAGTGGAACTCAGAGGTAATGTAGGAGTGCCGAGCATTTCTCCCATGCCCGAAAGAGGAAGAAACGGTGACAATGAATACGCCGGTGGATTGCTGGAGAAAATCCTTCACCGAGATAACATGAATCTTGCTTATAAGCGAGTGAAGGGTAACAAAGGAAGCCATGGAGTCGACGGAATGACAGTAAATGAACTTTTACAATTCCTGAAACAAAACGGCAACCAACTCAGGCAATCCATACTAGAAGGGACCTATAAGCCCGAGCCGGTCAGACGGATAGAAATACCGAAACCGGACGGGGGGAAAAGGCTACTTGGTATACCTACTGTAGTTGACAGAGTGATACAACAAGCTATAGCTCAAATATTAACCCCAATCTATGAAATGCAGTTTTCGGCAAATAGCTACGGGTTTAGACCCGGCAGAAGTGCAAAACAAGCGGTAGTAAAATGCAAGGAATATATCGAGGCAGGATACACCTGGACAGTTGATATCGACTTGGCAAAGTATTTTGATACCGTAAATCACGATAAACTCATGCGCTTGCTTTCAGAAACCATCGAAGATAGCCGAGTGCTGTCGCTGATACGCAAATATCTGAAATCAGGAGTCATGATAAATGGCGTGGTACAGGAGAGCGAGGAAGGCTGTCCTCAAGGGGGCAATCTTTCTCCACTTCTGAGTAACGTCATGCTGAATGAACTGGACACTGAACTCACGAGACGGGGCTTAAAATTCTGTCGTTATGCTGATGATCAGAATATTTACGTCAAAAGCCGGAAAGCGGCAGAACGGGTCATGGCAAGTATCACGCGATTTCTTGAGCAAAAATTAAGGCTCAAAGTCAATCAAGAAAAGAGTACAGTAGACAGGCCGTGGAAGCTGAAATTTCTAGGTTTTTCGTTCTATCACAAAAAAGGTGGATTAGGAATTAGAGTTCACCCTAAGCCTGTAAAGAAATTCAAGCAAAAGCTGAAGGAAATAACAGGACGAAGCAATGCTATGAGCATGGAGCAAAGAGCGGAAAAGCTCCGGCAGTGCATTGTGGGCTGGATGAACTACTTTGGAATGGCTGATATGAAAACCCTAGCTAAAGCATTGGATGAATGGCTGAGAAGAAGGATTCGAATGTGCTTGTGGAAGCAATGGAAGAAAATTGGGACGAAGCACGATAATCTTGTTGCTCATGGCATAGATAACCGCAAAGCGTGGGAATACGCCAATACAAGAAAGAGCTACTGGCACACAGCCAATAGCCCAATCCTTTCTCGGACGTTAACCAATGAATACCTCAGGAAAATCGGCTTCATCACCATAAGTGAAAGGTATTCACTAGTACACTAA
- a CDS encoding sensor histidine kinase, producing the protein MQALNRFTLGEIVNTQILQEIQDKFSEATGLAAVIVDPEGNPITKPSNFTKFCSYVRSLPQGLTRCVQCDDKGGRRNQKPFVYTCHAGLTDLAAPIVVENQYIGAFLAGQVILLQEDDDVKSNMFCCTDDLGLEAERLSEFFDIVEVVPEKRIKAAADLIYIMSNYIVEIGVANLAGKHLVKEIKAKAELETMLRATELKALQSQVNPHFLFNTLNTIARLAMLEGASQTQEVVYALSDLLRNNLRDIEILRTLEQEVKSIKDYLLIQKMRFGERIQTYIDVDASIMEIKIPPLTLQPLVENAIIHGLESKVEGGVVHISGRLEEEEVILIVRDTGIGISSEEVAAIFRAEKRKQIHGQTTGLGIINVHKRIQHYFGNEYGLTMESKLGEGTSIYIRLPYSPM; encoded by the coding sequence GTGCAAGCATTAAATCGATTTACCTTAGGCGAAATTGTCAATACTCAAATTTTACAAGAAATACAAGATAAATTCTCTGAAGCAACGGGATTGGCGGCAGTGATTGTTGATCCTGAAGGCAATCCGATTACAAAACCCAGTAATTTCACAAAGTTTTGCAGCTATGTTCGTTCTCTTCCTCAAGGGCTAACCCGATGTGTGCAATGTGATGATAAGGGAGGGCGTCGTAATCAGAAACCTTTTGTGTATACATGTCATGCTGGCTTGACGGATCTAGCGGCTCCTATAGTTGTAGAGAATCAATATATTGGTGCATTTCTCGCAGGACAAGTTATTTTGCTCCAGGAAGATGATGATGTTAAAAGCAATATGTTCTGCTGTACAGATGATTTGGGACTGGAGGCAGAACGATTATCGGAATTTTTTGATATCGTGGAAGTCGTGCCGGAGAAACGCATAAAGGCGGCAGCAGATCTAATCTACATTATGTCAAATTATATTGTAGAAATTGGTGTGGCCAATCTTGCGGGCAAGCACCTTGTAAAAGAGATAAAGGCCAAGGCGGAATTAGAAACAATGCTCCGTGCTACGGAATTAAAAGCACTGCAATCTCAGGTCAACCCGCATTTTTTATTTAATACCTTAAATACTATAGCTCGTTTAGCAATGCTGGAGGGAGCGAGTCAGACTCAGGAAGTAGTCTATGCTCTATCGGATTTATTACGTAATAATTTGCGGGATATAGAAATATTAAGAACCTTAGAACAAGAAGTAAAATCCATTAAAGATTATTTGCTGATCCAGAAGATGCGTTTTGGCGAACGTATACAGACCTATATTGATGTGGATGCGTCCATTATGGAAATAAAAATTCCTCCTCTGACTCTTCAGCCTTTAGTGGAGAATGCCATTATTCACGGACTGGAAAGTAAGGTGGAAGGTGGGGTGGTTCACATTAGCGGGCGACTTGAGGAGGAAGAGGTTATTCTCATTGTCAGGGATACTGGTATTGGTATATCATCCGAGGAAGTTGCAGCTATTTTTCGTGCAGAAAAACGTAAACAAATTCATGGGCAGACGACAGGCTTGGGAATTATTAATGTTCACAAGCGAATTCAGCATTACTTCGGTAATGAATACGGTCTTACGATGGAGAGCAAACTAGGAGAAGGGACTAGCATTTACATCCGCCTTCCCTACAGTCCAATGTAA
- a CDS encoding EutP/PduV family microcompartment system protein, whose protein sequence is MQKVMLVGAIGAGKTSLIHTLQKDVRSAEKTQSIQFSDGAIDTPGEYAQIPRFYSALMTTAMQASVVVVVQDATNLKVTLPPGFAGMFSRPVIGVVTKVDVPGIDREKAKSRLMEVGVKEPIFFVSSRTGEGIEELIAHFGEGRCSS, encoded by the coding sequence ATGCAGAAGGTAATGTTAGTTGGGGCCATAGGGGCAGGCAAGACATCTTTGATTCATACGCTGCAAAAAGATGTCCGGTCAGCTGAAAAGACCCAAAGTATCCAGTTTTCAGATGGAGCCATTGACACTCCGGGAGAATATGCTCAGATACCGCGTTTCTATTCGGCATTAATGACAACAGCTATGCAAGCATCTGTTGTCGTTGTTGTGCAGGATGCAACAAATCTGAAAGTAACTCTGCCGCCTGGATTTGCCGGAATGTTTTCCCGCCCTGTTATTGGGGTAGTAACAAAAGTCGATGTACCTGGCATTGATCGAGAAAAAGCTAAATCTCGCTTAATGGAAGTCGGTGTTAAAGAACCAATCTTCTTCGTTTCTTCTCGTACTGGAGAAGGGATAGAAGAATTAATTGCACACTTTGGGGAAGGGAGGTGTAGTTCATGA
- a CDS encoding response regulator, translating to MYTLLIVDDEQLERQALHFIVTQKCPAIKVIGETGDGKSAVQIAAAQRPDIVLMDIRMPEMNGLEAAKRIRALSPDTVIIMLTAFDEFSYAKQALTIGVVEYLLKPVRPDDIMHTLELTIQKVDELKRKKQEEASLRKSVEDAIPFIQMSFVYDLISGNIKEMEHFQERSRFLGMKVDPGVVLVIDVDNFKQLTSSDSELEKQMIKQKIYKLICSVAGDYALVTPFGSDNLIVLLGFAEVESEERIKSNAQKIAVDIQECIAQAMNISITIGIGRYYSDPREIHKSYLEALHAQQQRFYLGDSQIIHVEDVPYLTTGPFNYPFHYERNVLDKVRCGDRKQAKEALHELLDGIFASKANMDTIKACVLELLIVLSRSAVEGGANVEQLTLLNLNCINHLNECNNKTQVEAWMFASLDHFMDNMLENRSSMNLRVINKACDYIVKNYHKNISLEEVAQTVHLSPFYFSRLFKQEKGFNFVDFLTKVRIEKAKKMLQNPDFTAVRIAAEVGYQDASYFSRVFRQTMGMTPNQYRNEIRNTKQE from the coding sequence ATGTATACATTATTGATTGTAGATGATGAACAATTAGAAAGGCAGGCCTTGCATTTTATTGTTACGCAAAAATGTCCTGCCATAAAGGTAATTGGCGAAACGGGAGATGGAAAGAGTGCTGTTCAGATTGCTGCGGCGCAAAGACCGGATATTGTTTTAATGGATATCCGCATGCCGGAAATGAACGGGCTGGAAGCGGCAAAGCGCATTCGTGCTTTATCGCCTGATACTGTAATTATCATGCTTACGGCTTTTGATGAATTTAGTTATGCAAAACAAGCATTAACGATTGGAGTCGTAGAGTATCTCTTAAAGCCTGTTCGCCCGGATGACATTATGCATACCTTAGAACTTACCATTCAAAAAGTGGATGAATTGAAGAGGAAAAAACAAGAAGAAGCTTCTTTACGGAAAAGCGTAGAAGATGCCATCCCCTTTATTCAAATGTCTTTTGTCTATGATTTGATTTCTGGAAATATTAAAGAAATGGAGCATTTTCAAGAACGATCACGTTTTTTGGGAATGAAAGTAGACCCTGGTGTTGTCTTGGTTATTGATGTTGATAATTTTAAGCAGCTTACCTCTAGTGATAGTGAATTAGAAAAGCAAATGATTAAACAAAAAATTTACAAACTTATTTGTAGTGTTGCTGGCGATTATGCACTGGTTACCCCATTTGGCAGTGACAATTTGATTGTTTTATTAGGCTTTGCTGAAGTGGAAAGCGAAGAAAGAATAAAAAGTAATGCCCAAAAAATTGCTGTAGATATACAAGAATGTATTGCGCAAGCCATGAATATCAGTATTACCATCGGAATTGGGCGATATTACAGTGATCCAAGAGAAATTCATAAGTCCTATTTAGAAGCTTTGCATGCCCAGCAGCAGCGATTTTATTTAGGTGATAGTCAGATCATTCACGTGGAGGATGTACCCTATCTGACTACAGGACCTTTTAACTATCCTTTTCACTATGAGCGAAATGTGCTTGACAAGGTGCGATGCGGTGATCGAAAGCAAGCAAAAGAAGCACTGCATGAATTGTTAGATGGAATATTTGCCAGTAAGGCTAATATGGACACGATTAAAGCATGTGTGCTGGAATTGTTAATTGTATTGTCTCGGTCAGCCGTAGAGGGTGGTGCCAATGTAGAACAATTAACACTATTAAATTTAAATTGTATTAATCACTTGAATGAGTGTAATAATAAAACACAGGTAGAGGCATGGATGTTTGCTTCTTTGGATCACTTTATGGACAATATGCTTGAAAATAGAAGCAGTATGAACCTTAGAGTCATTAATAAAGCATGCGATTATATTGTGAAAAATTATCATAAGAATATATCCTTAGAAGAAGTTGCCCAAACGGTGCATTTAAGTCCGTTTTATTTTAGCAGGCTTTTCAAACAAGAGAAGGGTTTTAATTTTGTGGATTTTCTAACGAAAGTAAGAATTGAAAAAGCGAAGAAAATGCTGCAGAATCCCGATTTTACGGCGGTGCGAATTGCTGCAGAGGTAGGGTATCAAGATGCTAGTTACTTTAGCCGTGTATTTCGTCAGACAATGGGGATGACACCAAATCAATATCGAAATGAAATTCGTAATACCAAGCAAGAGTAA
- the eutM gene encoding ethanolamine utilization microcompartment protein EutM, with protein MSEALGMIETKGLVGAIEAADAMVKAANVELVGYEKIGSGLVTVMVRGDVGAIKAATDAGAAAAQKVGEVVSIHVIPRPHTDVEKILPKIK; from the coding sequence ATGAGCGAAGCATTAGGGATGATTGAAACAAAAGGATTAGTAGGTGCTATTGAAGCTGCCGATGCTATGGTAAAGGCAGCAAACGTTGAATTAGTGGGTTATGAAAAAATTGGCTCTGGCTTAGTGACAGTAATGGTGCGCGGTGATGTTGGTGCCATTAAAGCGGCAACCGATGCAGGTGCCGCAGCGGCTCAAAAAGTTGGCGAAGTCGTGTCTATTCACGTTATTCCGCGTCCCCATACCGATGTGGAAAAAATTCTTCCCAAAATAAAATAG
- the eutS gene encoding ethanolamine utilization microcompartment protein EutS, translating into MSEEKVRVVQEYVPGKQVTLAHLISNPKKELCDKLGLESTSAIGILTITPSEAAIIAADVATKAADVKIGFMDRFTGSLVLVGTVSNVEAALKQVTNLLVNSLGFSGPKQTKS; encoded by the coding sequence ATGTCGGAAGAAAAGGTAAGAGTGGTTCAAGAATATGTACCAGGCAAACAAGTGACCTTAGCCCATCTCATATCCAATCCCAAAAAGGAGTTATGTGACAAGCTAGGGTTAGAGAGCACTTCGGCGATTGGAATCTTAACCATTACCCCTAGTGAAGCTGCCATTATTGCAGCGGATGTGGCAACAAAAGCAGCAGATGTAAAAATTGGCTTTATGGACCGTTTTACAGGATCGCTGGTACTGGTCGGTACCGTATCCAATGTGGAAGCAGCCCTTAAGCAAGTAACCAATTTATTAGTCAATAGTTTGGGATTTAGTGGTCCCAAACAAACGAAGTCATGA